In one Macrobrachium rosenbergii isolate ZJJX-2024 chromosome 53, ASM4041242v1, whole genome shotgun sequence genomic region, the following are encoded:
- the VhaSFD gene encoding V-type proton ATPase subunit H isoform X2 yields MTSRVAGATSVLVQRANDIRQQKVNWPSYLQSQMITQEDYEVIIGVETPGQKRDALLSTQRYQVARTFMNLLGHISKDQTIQYILTIVDDILSEDKTRVEIFKEHARKHKESMWSPFLNLLTRPDAFIINMTARIIAKLACWSREPMDGSDLTFYLTWLKDQLRTPNNEYMQNVGRCLQMMLRVEEYRTIFYQLDGVVTIVQVLSSGRHNFQIQYQLTFCLWVMTFNNAIAEKMNKYSVIPTLADILNESVKEKVTRITLAVFRNLIEKPEDPQIARENCIQMVQCKVLKQLEILAQRKFEDEDITADIEFLNEKLQNSIQDLSSFEEYCSEVKSGRMEWSPVHKSEKFWRENCGRLNEKNYELIKILINLLETSTDPLVLSVACHDIGEYTRHYSRGKRVLEQLGGKQWVMQHLTHSDPNVRYEALLAVQKLMVHNWEYLGKQLEKTTQESTPRST; encoded by the exons GGGTTGCTGGAGCAACAAGTGTCCTTGTTCAACGGGCAAATGACATCCGACAGCAGAAAGTTAATTGGCCCTCTTACCTTCA GTCACAGATGATAACTCAGGAAGATTATGAAGTTATCATAGGTGTGGAAACTCCAGGCCAAAAGAGGGATGCCCTTCTTTCAACACAGCGTTACCAGGTGGCTCGAACATTTATGAATCTTCTTGGGCACATCAGTAAAGACCAGACCATCCAGTATATCCTTACAATTGTTGATGACATACTCTCA GAGGATAAAACGCGTGTAGAAATCTTCAAGGAACATGCTCGAAAACATAAAGAAAGCATGTGGAGCCCTTTCTTAAACCTCCTGACCAGACCAGATGCATTTATCATAAACATGACTGCCAGGATTATTGCCAAGCTAGCTTGTTGGTCCCGTGAGCCAATGGATGGCTCTGATCTTACCTTTTACCTTACCTGGCTTAAAGACCAACTGAGGACACCA aataatgaatatatgcaGAATGTTGGGCGATGCCTGCAGATGATGTTGCGTGTTGAGGAGTATCGCACAATCTTCTACCAGTTGGATGGTGTTGTAACAATTGTCCAG GTTCTAAGCTCTGGTAGACACAACTTCCAAATACAGTACCAGCTAACCTTCTGTTTGTGGGTGATGACATTCAACAATGCCATTGCagaaaaaatgaacaa GTATAGTGTTATTCCTACTCTGGCAGACATCCTGAATGAAAGTGTCAAGGAGAAAGTGACACGCATAACTTTGGCTGTATTCCGAAATTTGATTGAGAAACCTGAAGATCCACAGATTGCCCGAGAGAACTGCATTCAAATGGTTCAGTGTAAG GTCTTGAAGCAGCTTGAAATCCTTGCACAACGAAAGTTTGAGGATGAAGACATCACTGCTGACatagaatttttaaatgaaaagttacagAATTCCATACAAGACTTGAG CTCCTTTGAAGAATATTGTTCTGAAGTGAAATCAGGCAGGATGGAATGGTCTCCAGTTCACAAGAGTGAAAAATTCTGGCGTGAGAATTGTGGTCGCTTAAATGAAAAGAACTATGAGTTGATCAAAATCCTTATCAATCTTCTAGAAACTAGCACCGACCCATTAGTCTTGTCTGTTGCTTGTCATGACATTGGGGAATATACTAGACACTACTCAAGAGGAAAGAG GGTGTTAGAGCAACTTGGTGGAAAGCAGTGGGTCATGCAGCACCTTACTCATTCTGATCCCAATGTTCGATATGAGGCTCTTTTAGCTGTTCAGAAGCTTATGGTCCACAATTG ggagTACCTGGGAAAGCAGTTAGAGAAGACTACACAAGAGAGCACACCTCGTTCAACCTAG
- the LOC136834306 gene encoding zinc finger protein 888-like, with protein sequence MFSVKYVVKLSCKKIHSPQFMHYRERPYNCLECGKRFVQKGHLRMHMKHHRGKRNFRCELCGRAFSTKRKLDHHCMLHGKSDVYGCEVCDAKFARWQLLRQHERQAHPEQQFTCQICSEVFAYSSRLYSHYVQHSEEDLEKLDEKTKTLISEKKCFSVKCECCDKYVDKNQMKIHMRLHTGEKPYKCDYCEKSFRLHNGLIIHKRIHTGERPYKCGQCDKTFNQMAHLKTHIALHSAERPYVCKICGKTFAIQNYLYNHEKIHQRNSNVSVKSYKSNIPIKSYNHKKAHQKNRNISLRNLSAKGIKVYACFHCGKHFTSKSAHMAHQRICQDLLEVSSIEDSSSESDHYETVETYEYADNINDMTSIECVPDISTDNYESVLILKIDEVAPVTG encoded by the coding sequence ATGTTCTCTGTGAAGTATGTGGTAAAGTTGTCATGCAAGAAAATCCACTCACCTCAATTTATGCACTACAGGGAAAGACCGTATAATTGCCTTGAATGTGGAAAAAGGTTTGTTCAAAAAGGCCACCTGAGGATGCATATGAAACACCACAGAGGCAAGAGAAATTTTCGATGTGAACTTTGTGGGAGAGCTTTCAGTACAAAACGAAAGCTGGATCACCATTGCATGCTGCATGGGAAAAGTGACGTTTATGGATGTGAAGTGTGTGATGCCAAGTTTGCAAGATGGCAGCTTCTCCGACAGCATGAAAGACAAGCTCATCCTGAGCAGCAATTTACCTGTCAGATTTGCAGCGAAGTGTTTGCTTACAGTTCTCGGTTGTATTCACATTATGTTCAGCATTCGGAGGAAGATTTGGAAAAGttagatgaaaaaacaaaaacattgatatCAGAGAAAAAGTGTTTTTCTGTCAAGTGTGAATGTTGTGACAAATATGTTGATAAGAATCAAATGAAGATTCATATGAGACTGCACACGGGTGAAAAACCATACAAGTGCGATTACTGTGAAAAGAGTTTTCGTTTACACAATGGTCTCATCATTCACAAAAGGATCCATACAGGAGAAAGGCCATACAAATGTGGTCAGTGTGACAAAACATTTAATCAGATGGCTCATTTGAAAACTCACATTGCTCTTCATTCAGCTGAAAGGCCATATGTATGTAAGATCTGTGGAAAAACATTTGCTATACAAAATTACCTGTATAATCATGAAAAAATCCATCAGAGGAATAGTAATGTTTCtgtaaaaagttataaaagtaatattCCCATAAAAAGTTATAACCATAAAAAAGCCCATCAGAAGAATAGGAATATTTCTCTTAGGAATCTTTCTGCAAAAGGTATTAAAGTTTATGCATGTTTTCATTGTGGGAAGCATTTTACAAGTAAGAGTGCTCATATGGCTCATCAACGGATATGTCAAGACTTGTTAGAAGTTTCCAGCATTGAAGATAGTTCTAGTGAGTCTGATCATTATGAAACTGTGGAGACTTATGAATATGCTGACAATATAAATGACATGACGAGTATTGAATGTGTACCAGATATTAGTACTGATAATTATGAATCTGTTCTAATTCTGAAGATTGATGAAGTTGCTCCTGTTACTGGTTAA
- the VhaSFD gene encoding V-type proton ATPase subunit H isoform X1: MSQAMTLPTLPEDIDRGVAGATSVLVQRANDIRQQKVNWPSYLQSQMITQEDYEVIIGVETPGQKRDALLSTQRYQVARTFMNLLGHISKDQTIQYILTIVDDILSEDKTRVEIFKEHARKHKESMWSPFLNLLTRPDAFIINMTARIIAKLACWSREPMDGSDLTFYLTWLKDQLRTPNNEYMQNVGRCLQMMLRVEEYRTIFYQLDGVVTIVQVLSSGRHNFQIQYQLTFCLWVMTFNNAIAEKMNKYSVIPTLADILNESVKEKVTRITLAVFRNLIEKPEDPQIARENCIQMVQCKVLKQLEILAQRKFEDEDITADIEFLNEKLQNSIQDLSSFEEYCSEVKSGRMEWSPVHKSEKFWRENCGRLNEKNYELIKILINLLETSTDPLVLSVACHDIGEYTRHYSRGKRVLEQLGGKQWVMQHLTHSDPNVRYEALLAVQKLMVHNWEYLGKQLEKTTQESTPRST, from the exons GGGTTGCTGGAGCAACAAGTGTCCTTGTTCAACGGGCAAATGACATCCGACAGCAGAAAGTTAATTGGCCCTCTTACCTTCA GTCACAGATGATAACTCAGGAAGATTATGAAGTTATCATAGGTGTGGAAACTCCAGGCCAAAAGAGGGATGCCCTTCTTTCAACACAGCGTTACCAGGTGGCTCGAACATTTATGAATCTTCTTGGGCACATCAGTAAAGACCAGACCATCCAGTATATCCTTACAATTGTTGATGACATACTCTCA GAGGATAAAACGCGTGTAGAAATCTTCAAGGAACATGCTCGAAAACATAAAGAAAGCATGTGGAGCCCTTTCTTAAACCTCCTGACCAGACCAGATGCATTTATCATAAACATGACTGCCAGGATTATTGCCAAGCTAGCTTGTTGGTCCCGTGAGCCAATGGATGGCTCTGATCTTACCTTTTACCTTACCTGGCTTAAAGACCAACTGAGGACACCA aataatgaatatatgcaGAATGTTGGGCGATGCCTGCAGATGATGTTGCGTGTTGAGGAGTATCGCACAATCTTCTACCAGTTGGATGGTGTTGTAACAATTGTCCAG GTTCTAAGCTCTGGTAGACACAACTTCCAAATACAGTACCAGCTAACCTTCTGTTTGTGGGTGATGACATTCAACAATGCCATTGCagaaaaaatgaacaa GTATAGTGTTATTCCTACTCTGGCAGACATCCTGAATGAAAGTGTCAAGGAGAAAGTGACACGCATAACTTTGGCTGTATTCCGAAATTTGATTGAGAAACCTGAAGATCCACAGATTGCCCGAGAGAACTGCATTCAAATGGTTCAGTGTAAG GTCTTGAAGCAGCTTGAAATCCTTGCACAACGAAAGTTTGAGGATGAAGACATCACTGCTGACatagaatttttaaatgaaaagttacagAATTCCATACAAGACTTGAG CTCCTTTGAAGAATATTGTTCTGAAGTGAAATCAGGCAGGATGGAATGGTCTCCAGTTCACAAGAGTGAAAAATTCTGGCGTGAGAATTGTGGTCGCTTAAATGAAAAGAACTATGAGTTGATCAAAATCCTTATCAATCTTCTAGAAACTAGCACCGACCCATTAGTCTTGTCTGTTGCTTGTCATGACATTGGGGAATATACTAGACACTACTCAAGAGGAAAGAG GGTGTTAGAGCAACTTGGTGGAAAGCAGTGGGTCATGCAGCACCTTACTCATTCTGATCCCAATGTTCGATATGAGGCTCTTTTAGCTGTTCAGAAGCTTATGGTCCACAATTG ggagTACCTGGGAAAGCAGTTAGAGAAGACTACACAAGAGAGCACACCTCGTTCAACCTAG